In Methanonatronarchaeum sp. AMET-Sl, one genomic interval encodes:
- a CDS encoding class I SAM-dependent methyltransferase: MVSKTERGYDLVAPIYEFAESPFEVLYFRDMREDILDMVSGRVLEVGVGTGRNVPFYPLDLEIVAIDFSENMIKRARRKAVSRGLSNVSFFKMDARNLVFQDDFFDTVFSTFVFCACSDPLSAIEEMVRVCKPGGRVLLLEHTGPGGSIGNLFISSINPFMRFFLDEDLKKRLDLESLEKGFNVVKKRDVLGDYIKLIELSGNH; the protein is encoded by the coding sequence ATGGTTAGTAAGACTGAGCGTGGGTATGATTTGGTTGCTCCTATTTATGAGTTTGCTGAGAGTCCTTTTGAAGTTCTTTATTTTAGGGATATGCGTGAAGATATTTTAGATATGGTTTCTGGTAGGGTTCTTGAAGTTGGTGTTGGAACTGGCCGTAATGTTCCTTTTTATCCATTGGATCTTGAGATAGTTGCTATTGATTTTAGTGAGAATATGATTAAGCGTGCTAGGCGGAAGGCTGTTAGTAGAGGTTTGAGTAATGTTAGTTTTTTTAAGATGGATGCTAGGAATCTTGTTTTTCAGGATGATTTTTTTGATACTGTTTTTTCTACTTTTGTTTTTTGTGCTTGTTCGGATCCATTAAGCGCTATTGAGGAGATGGTGCGTGTTTGTAAACCTGGGGGTCGGGTTTTGTTGTTGGAGCATACTGGGCCTGGTGGTTCGATTGGTAATCTATTTATAAGTAGTATTAATCCATTTATGCGGTTTTTTTTGGATGAAGATCTTAAGAAAAGATTGGATTTGGAGTCTTTAGAGAAGGGGTTTAACGTCGTTAAAAAGAGGGATGTTTTGGGGGATTATATTAAATTAATTGAGTTAAGTGGAAACCATTAA
- a CDS encoding helix-turn-helix domain-containing protein, translating into MKEKTQKNELMICTKSDLSNKINKKWTMCIINILGVEEGKRFNEIKKDSMGNINSRTLSMRLKELQQEGIISREVKPKAPPEVRYILTDEGWQLYEALQPLFKYLDKHNSNGSNGNNGTNANN; encoded by the coding sequence ATGAAAGAAAAAACCCAAAAAAATGAACTTATGATATGTACAAAATCAGACCTATCAAACAAAATCAACAAAAAATGGACAATGTGCATAATAAACATACTAGGAGTCGAAGAAGGCAAAAGATTCAACGAAATAAAAAAAGACTCAATGGGCAACATAAATTCAAGAACCCTCTCAATGAGACTAAAAGAACTACAACAAGAAGGAATAATCTCAAGAGAAGTAAAACCAAAAGCACCCCCAGAAGTAAGATACATCCTCACAGACGAAGGATGGCAATTATACGAAGCACTACAACCCCTATTCAAATACCTAGATAAACACAATTCAAACGGATCCAATGGAAACAACGGAACTAACGCAAATAACTAA
- a CDS encoding cobalamin-dependent protein (Presence of a B(12) (cobalamin)-binding domain implies dependence on cobalamin itself, in one of its several forms, or in some unusual lineages, dependence on a cobalamin-like analog.), whose protein sequence is MSKEEILEDLHNGVLEMDEDRVKEAAQKALDEGVEPMEAILDGLVSGISEAGDLFDEGEKFVPELLMSSEALYAGLDILKPHVDAKDLGVEGKVVIGVAEGDVHDIGKNLVRLMFDVSGMEIVDIGKDVPNNQFAEKAKEVDADIIAVSAMMTSTMLGIEDIVEDARKTVPDVKILAGGAPLNEKSVVEDFGADGYAADATKAAKRALELMKE, encoded by the coding sequence ATGTCTAAAGAAGAAATACTGGAAGATCTACATAACGGTGTCCTTGAAATGGACGAAGATAGAGTGAAAGAAGCCGCTCAAAAAGCATTAGATGAAGGCGTAGAGCCAATGGAAGCTATACTGGATGGACTAGTATCCGGTATCTCAGAAGCTGGTGACCTATTCGATGAAGGAGAGAAATTCGTACCAGAATTACTAATGTCCTCAGAAGCATTGTACGCAGGCCTCGACATACTAAAACCACATGTTGACGCTAAAGACCTAGGAGTCGAAGGAAAAGTCGTAATCGGAGTAGCAGAAGGAGACGTACACGACATCGGTAAAAACCTAGTAAGACTAATGTTTGACGTAAGTGGAATGGAGATAGTTGATATCGGAAAAGACGTGCCAAACAATCAGTTCGCAGAAAAAGCAAAAGAAGTAGATGCAGACATAATAGCTGTATCTGCAATGATGACATCAACAATGCTAGGAATTGAAGATATTGTCGAAGATGCAAGAAAGACGGTGCCGGATGTAAAAATACTTGCAGGTGGAGCACCACTGAACGAAAAATCTGTAGTTGAAGATTTCGGTGCAGACGGATACGCAGCTGATGCAACTAAGGCAGCTAAAAGAGCACTAGAACTAATGAAGGAATAA
- a CDS encoding uroporphyrinogen decarboxylase family protein gives MTPMERVTAAANDEPVDRLPFSAIAGGMNRRLVGADFETFSKSAELQARGNIEVVKRYDFDWLVPLTYMHRTAEDFGAELIFKENQTPMHYPPTDWEAEDYEEKIVVPDGIGDSIQMRVDYTEQIVEELPDVPIFAFISGPFTTLTQRVGTEQVLMDLYRCPDAVKKAMEKTQEYVVRCIEEGFAGIEGLAGICLDELHGNRGMMSPDMYREFGAEYCGEVVDACEKSDLIFTQHNCAESAMFDIQISEWKPMAYSYAYYGDRGENPDIPGMIEQFGDDTLLLGQIDPQHFYHYNTKEMREHVKGLLEEVLTSLKENDRTSKFGIYSGCEVPPTYGKFDNIGAITDVMLEHGEEMQNEIIG, from the coding sequence ATGACCCCTATGGAGAGAGTTACTGCAGCTGCAAATGATGAACCTGTTGACAGACTTCCGTTTAGCGCTATAGCAGGCGGAATGAATCGACGGCTTGTTGGAGCTGACTTTGAAACCTTCTCAAAAAGTGCAGAACTACAGGCAAGAGGAAATATAGAAGTTGTTAAACGATACGATTTTGACTGGCTAGTTCCTTTGACATACATGCATAGAACCGCTGAGGATTTTGGTGCAGAGCTAATATTTAAAGAAAACCAAACGCCGATGCATTACCCACCCACAGATTGGGAGGCTGAAGATTACGAAGAAAAAATAGTTGTACCAGATGGCATTGGTGACTCAATTCAAATGCGAGTCGATTATACCGAACAGATAGTAGAAGAACTACCGGATGTACCTATTTTTGCCTTCATTTCTGGTCCATTCACTACACTAACTCAAAGAGTCGGAACGGAACAGGTCTTGATGGATTTATATCGATGTCCTGATGCTGTTAAAAAAGCTATGGAAAAAACCCAGGAATACGTTGTTAGGTGCATTGAAGAAGGATTTGCAGGTATTGAAGGATTAGCTGGTATATGTTTAGATGAACTACATGGAAACAGAGGAATGATGAGTCCTGATATGTATCGAGAGTTCGGAGCTGAATACTGTGGTGAAGTAGTAGATGCATGCGAAAAATCGGACTTAATTTTCACACAACACAACTGTGCTGAATCCGCAATGTTCGATATCCAGATAAGTGAATGGAAACCAATGGCTTACAGCTATGCCTACTATGGTGATAGAGGTGAAAACCCAGATATTCCTGGAATGATTGAACAGTTTGGAGACGACACTCTTTTACTAGGGCAAATCGACCCACAACATTTCTATCACTACAATACAAAGGAGATGAGGGAACATGTTAAAGGACTTCTTGAAGAAGTTCTAACCAGTTTAAAGGAAAACGACCGTACCTCTAAGTTTGGTATATACAGTGGATGTGAGGTACCGCCAACATACGGTAAGTTCGATAACATCGGCGCAATCACTGACGTGATGTTAGAGCACGGTGAAGAGATGCAAAATGAAATTATAGGATAA
- a CDS encoding Zn-ribbon containing protein — MPHECTRCREIYPNGSEEILSGCPNCSWNRFRYLTEEQLDKGETPPIEDSEGEELQKEPKQEKEKKEELLDISGFTWERKREKISLKELEEIEKIASRYKKGYKEELRDDDVESLRIKGDGSFEINLKSLIEEKGIVISIGEDGKYIIDLESFLNKNQ, encoded by the coding sequence ATGCCCCATGAATGTACTCGTTGCCGGGAGATATATCCAAATGGTTCTGAAGAAATCCTTTCAGGATGTCCAAACTGCAGCTGGAACCGATTCAGGTATTTAACCGAAGAACAACTTGATAAAGGAGAGACACCGCCAATTGAAGACAGTGAAGGGGAAGAATTACAAAAAGAACCTAAACAAGAAAAAGAAAAGAAGGAAGAACTTCTAGATATAAGCGGGTTCACATGGGAGAGAAAGAGAGAAAAAATAAGCCTAAAAGAACTTGAAGAAATAGAAAAAATAGCTTCAAGATACAAAAAAGGCTATAAAGAAGAACTAAGAGATGACGATGTTGAATCTTTAAGGATAAAGGGAGACGGTTCATTTGAAATCAACCTAAAATCACTGATTGAAGAAAAAGGAATAGTCATCTCCATAGGCGAAGACGGTAAATACATCATAGACCTCGAATCTTTCCTAAACAAAAACCAATAA
- a CDS encoding DUF2073 domain-containing protein — protein sequence MNGIQITLVSGEKVSSLTMNEKLRFIIDKVREGQILILEKGLDPEEEAELIQRTMTEIDPEEFNGIEIESYPGDSSKLSFFDKLLGKKITRLTVIGPADQVRTIKKNKDTIQALLTLKKTN from the coding sequence ATGAATGGAATCCAAATTACATTAGTTTCAGGAGAAAAAGTATCTTCACTGACAATGAACGAAAAACTACGTTTCATAATAGACAAGGTTAGAGAGGGCCAGATCTTGATTCTAGAAAAAGGTCTAGATCCGGAGGAAGAAGCAGAACTAATCCAACGAACAATGACAGAGATAGATCCAGAGGAATTCAATGGAATAGAAATAGAATCCTACCCAGGTGACAGTAGTAAACTATCATTCTTTGACAAACTACTAGGTAAAAAGATCACAAGGCTAACCGTTATCGGCCCTGCAGACCAAGTTAGAACGATCAAAAAGAATAAAGATACAATACAAGCGTTACTAACCTTGAAAAAAACAAATTAA
- a CDS encoding Era-like GTP-binding protein, whose amino-acid sequence MGLLDWFYKRSLSRYLKKLFNKENAKIGLYGPPNAGKTTLANKIVRDWSGDVLGPVSEIPHETRKARLEKGIEIKSDGATLNLDILDTPGIATKIDFEDFIQDFELNEGEAKRRAKEATKGVIDAINWLDDIDAILLIMDSTLDPYNQVNVTMIGNMEARKIPFIIVANKIDEEDSDPEKIEEAFPNHPVVPISAIEGENVSSLYDTMINHFG is encoded by the coding sequence ATGGGATTATTAGATTGGTTTTACAAAAGAAGTCTATCTAGATATCTAAAGAAACTGTTCAATAAAGAAAATGCAAAGATAGGTTTATACGGGCCGCCAAACGCTGGAAAAACAACTTTAGCCAATAAAATAGTTAGAGATTGGTCTGGAGATGTATTAGGTCCGGTTTCAGAGATACCGCACGAAACAAGGAAAGCAAGACTTGAAAAAGGTATTGAAATCAAGTCAGATGGAGCTACGTTAAATCTAGATATACTTGATACACCGGGAATAGCAACTAAAATTGATTTCGAAGACTTCATACAAGACTTTGAACTTAATGAAGGTGAGGCTAAAAGAAGAGCCAAAGAAGCAACGAAAGGAGTAATTGACGCAATAAACTGGTTGGATGACATAGATGCAATTCTATTAATAATGGATTCAACACTAGATCCCTATAATCAAGTTAACGTTACAATGATTGGGAACATGGAGGCCAGGAAAATTCCATTCATAATTGTGGCAAATAAAATCGATGAAGAGGATTCTGACCCTGAAAAAATAGAAGAGGCATTTCCAAACCATCCGGTAGTCCCGATATCTGCAATAGAGGGAGAAAACGTTAGCAGTTTATATGATACAATGATTAACCATTTTGGGTGA